A genomic segment from Torulaspora delbrueckii CBS 1146 chromosome 3, complete genome encodes:
- the PKC1 gene encoding protein kinase C (similar to Saccharomyces cerevisiae PKC1 (YBL105C); ancestral locus Anc_7.441) produces the protein MYSQVEQDIQKKIEREHNIIQGASNLKKRTDNAMVIQKCNTNIREARQNIEYLEETLRKLYLSNDRQTHTQETADSRGNGPKGYRHLSTISPDEHIFSRLDLIKYDCPSLSQRIQYMLQQLEFKLQVERQYQEANAKLTKLYQIDGDQRSSSAAEGGAMESKNRIQMLTKALKKYQAINVDLDPAKPHDADSLNHQPKFRRKQLTGELTIGVTAIRDVDHIESPMFSRKPDTYVSIKIDDTVKARTRASRNDRWHEDFQIQVGKGNEVEITVYDKINDTLTPVAVMWLLLSDIAEEIRKKKAGQTSGQSGWVNARVLSTYNTQGDTSVDSNIPVDDRRTLQHPGSDVGAVSDPNSAELSSKVTTNTWFTMEPAGQILLTLGFNKSSQPQRKNLMGGLHRHGAIISRQEDIYEQHGHHFVQKSFYNIMCCAYCSEFLRYTGFQCQDCKFLCHKKCYTNVVTKCIAKTTTDSDPDEAKLNHRIPHRFEPISNRGTKWCCHCGYILPWGRQKVRKCTECGIMCHTQCAHLVPDFCGMSMEMANKILRTIQDTKRSQEKRKRLPSSLQTEGSASTKVSRDTSPVKHIEKQLPLEPVELSNGGGTPVYAPHLRKPQPHPERQLDLDKKLNSFIDQNESYLNFTENAQKAYDDSETRTLDPFASDIPEVFNPFDSNKTKIDNTRDHWKQKEQLMHEEAQKLQQDVDVDMNAVIPRTEITKTEVEPVRVEPEHQIVDEDAFSRAEKTSISTEVEHSNPFREMNDEAFQREQHQVSTELSAESSSLIQTETHTSKGSVQSSPKKAHATIRHRRKAPKRRKVSLDDFVLLKVLGKGNFGKVLLSKSKNTDRLCAIKVLKKDHIIQNHDIESARAEKKVFLLATKAKHPFLTNLYCSFQTENRIYFAMEFIGGGDLMWHVQNQRLSVRRAKFYAAEVLLALKYFHANGVIYRDLKLENILLTPEGHIKIADYGLCKDEMWFGNKTSTFCGTPEFMAPEILKEQAYTKAVDWWAFGVLLYQMLLCQSPFSGDDEDEVFNAILTDEPLYPIDMAGDIVQIFQGLLTKDPEKRLGAGPRDALDVMEEPFFRNINFDDILELRVQPPYLPEIKSPEDTSYFEQEFTSAAPTLTPMPSVLDTRQQEEFRGFSFMPDDLEL, from the coding sequence ATGTATTCGCAGGTCGAACAGGATATTCAAAAAAAGATCGAGCGTGAGCATAACATCATACAAGGTGCATCGAATCTGAAAAAGCGGACTGATAATGCTATGGTCATCCAGAAATGTAATACGAACATTCGTGAGGCTCGTCAGAATATTGAGTATCTGGAAGAGACTTTGAGGAAATTGTACCTTTCGAATGACAGGCAAACACATACGCAGGAGACTGCAGATTCGCGAGGAAATGGGCCGAAAGGATATCGTCACTTGTCGACAATATCTCCCGATGAACATATCTTCTCGCGTTTAGATCTGATAAAGTACGATTGTCCTTCGTTATCACAAAGAATTCAATATATGCTCCAACAGTTGGAATTCAAGCTACAAGTTGAAAGGCAATACCAGGAAGCAAATGCTAAATTGACTAAATTGTACCAGATCGATGGTGATCAACGGAGTAGTTCAGCGGCAGAGGGAGGAGCCATGGAGTCCAAGAATAGAATCCAGATGCTGACCAAAGCGCTTAAAAAGTACCAGGCTATTAATGTGGATCTTGATCCAGCTAAACCACATGACGCTGATTCCCTCAATCATCAGCCAAAATTCAGGAGAAAACAATTGACGGGAGAACTCACCATAGGCGTTACTGCAATAAGAGATGTTGACCACATTGAATCGCCCATGTTCTCCAGAAAGCCAGACACTTATGTTAGTATCAAGATTGACGACACGGTAAAAGCTAGGACCAGAGCATCTCGTAACGACAGATGGCATGAGGatttccaaattcaagttGGTAAGGGCAATGAAGTAGAAATTACAGTTTATGACAAGATCAACGATACGCTCACCCCAGTTGCCGTTATGTGGCTGCTGTTATCAGATATCGCCGAAGAAAttagaaagaagaaggctggTCAAACAAGTGGTCAAAGCGGTTGGGTTAATGCCCGAGTTTTGAGCACCTATAATACGCAAGGTGATACTTCAGTGGATTCTAACATTCCAGTGGACGATCGCAGAACACTGCAACATCCTGGATCGGATGTCGGTGCAGTTTCAGATCCAAATTCAGCCGAGCTCTCCAGTAAGGTTACAACTAACACCTGGTTTACAATGGAGCCGGCTGGCCAAATTCTCCTAACATTAGGTTTCAACAAATCATCTCAGcctcaaagaaaaaatttgatggGTGGGTTGCATCGTCATGGTGCCATCATCAGCAGACAAGAGGATATTTATGAGCAGCATGGTCATcactttgttcaaaagTCATTCTACAATATCATGTGCTGCGCTTACTGTAGTGAATTCCTGAGATACACTGGATTTCAATGTCAGGACTGTAAATTTCTTTGTCATAAAAAGTGTTATACGAACGTGGTGACCAAGTGCATTGCCAAAACAACCACCGATAGTGATCCTGATGAAGCCAAATTAAACCACCGCATACCTCACAGGTTCGAACCCATTTCTAATCGGGGTACTAAATGGTGTTGTCACTGTGGTTATATCTTGCCATGGGGTCGGCAAAAGGTACGCAAGTGTACTGAATGTGGCATTATGTGTCACACACAATGTGCTCATCTCGTTCCTGATTTTTGTGGGATGTCTATGGAGATGGCCAACAAAATTTTGAGGACGATACAAGACACGAAGAGATCACAagaaaagaggaagagattgcCTAGCTCTCTTCAAACTGAAGGTTCGGCTTCCACTAAAGTATCTAGAGATACTTCTCCAGTCAAGCATATCGAAAAACAACTACCGTTAGAACCTGTAGAACTCTCTAATGGTGGTGGTACGCCGGTATACGCTCCCCATTTAAGGAAGCCTCAACCTCATCCAGAGAGACAGTTAGACCTTGATAAAAAATTGAACTCATTCATTGATCAGAACGAATCCTATTTAAACTTCACTGAAAATGCACAGAAGGCTTATGATGATTCTGAAACTAGAACTCTAGATCCATTTGCCTCTGATATACCAGAAGTTTTCAATCCATTTGATTCTAATAAGACAAAAATCGATAATACCAGGGATCATTGGAAGCAGAAGGAGCAATTGATGCATGAGGAAGCTCAAAAGTTGCAACAAGATGTTGATGTCGACATGAATGCAGTTATTCCCCGTACTGAGATAACTAAAACAGAAGTCGAACCCGTTCGCGTTGAACCCGAACATCAGAttgtggatgaagatgcCTTCAGCAGAGCCGAGAAAACCTCGATATCCACAGAGGTAGAGCATTCCAATCCATTCCGCGAGATGAATGATGAAGCATTCCAAAGAGAACAGCATCAAGTTTCCACCGAGCTTTCTGCAGAAAGCAGCTCTTTGATACAGACGGAAACTCACACGTCAAAAGGCAGTGTTCAGTCATCTCCAAAGAAGGCTCATGCCACAATTAGACATAGGAGAAAGGCTCCAAAACGTCGTAAAGTTTCGTTGGATGATTTTGTTTTGCTAAAAGTTTTGGGTAAAGGTAACTTTGGTAAAGTCCTATTATCTAAATCCAAGAATACAGACCGCTTGTGTGCGATTAAAGTGCTAAAGAAGGATCACATAATCCAAAATCATGATATAGAGAGCGCCAgagctgaaaagaaagtTTTCCTCTTAGCAACGAAAGCCAAACACCCGTTTTTGACCAACTTATACTGCTCTTTCCAGACAGAAAATCGGATCTATTTTGCGATGGAATTCATCGGTGGTGGTGATTTGATGTGGCACGTTCAAAATCAGAGATTATCCGTGAGAAGAGCGAAATTTTACGCTGCTGAAGTACTTCTGGCACTCAAATATTTCCATGCGAACGGTGTTATCTACCGTGATTTGAAGCTAGAAAACATTTTGCTAACGCCCGAAGGTCATATCAAGATTGCCGATTATGGTTTGTGTAAGGACGAAATGTGGTTTGGCAACAAAACTTCGACTTTCTGTGGTACTCCAGAATTTATGGCTCCTGAGATTCTGAAAGAACAGGCATACACCAAAGCTGTGGACTGGTGGGCGTTTGGTGTTCTTTTATATCAAATGTTATTATGCCAGTCACCATTTTcaggtgatgatgaggatgaagttTTCAATGCGATCTTGACTGATGAACCTTTGTACCCCATCGATATGGCCGGTGACATCGTGCAAATTTTCCAAGGCCTACTAACCAAGGATCCCGAGAAGCGTCTAGGAGCTGGTCCTCGGGACGCTTTGGATGTGATGGAGGAGCCCTTCTTCCGCAATATaaattttgatgatattcTAGAACTTCGCGTTCAACCACCCTACTTGCCTGAAATAAAATCTCCGGAAGATACATCTTACTTTGAGCAGGAATTCACATCTGCAGCTCCGACACTGACTCCGATGCCCTCAGTACTGGATACAAGAcagcaagaagaatttagAGGCTTCTCATTTATGCCCGACGATCTAGAATTATAA